A genomic stretch from Halobellus sp. LT62 includes:
- a CDS encoding 3-isopropylmalate dehydratase large subunit, translated as MGKTIAEKILARASGSDDLSPGDHVMCDVDVAMSHDGTVAVAEKFRSEGVEEIWDTSKLVTIIDHIAPAHGIDDANDKSYMREFIDEHDIETFYEVGTGISHEVLPEKGHIRPGELVVGIDSHTVTHGAYGAAGTGIGTTDMAYIFATGQTWFRVPETVRFHVEGEFPEPTSAKDLVLYIAGTYGTGVARYCSIEYTGPAVESMPLDERMVLSNMAIELGGKFGFTPVDDVVTDYVDERTDKPYTPVYADDDAEYEETYTIDVSDLRPQIAAPHKVGNVSPIDDIGDVELDQVFIGSCTDGKYEDLKRAAEVLEGNEVARGTRLIITPASREIHTRAVNNGLVEIFNDAGAVVTNSTCGACPGRGLGVIGDGEVCLSAMNRNFRGRMGSDDAEIYLSSPQTAAASAIEGRIVEPKEGVVA; from the coding sequence ATGGGTAAGACAATAGCCGAGAAGATACTCGCACGAGCGTCGGGGTCCGATGACCTGTCCCCGGGGGATCACGTGATGTGTGACGTAGACGTCGCGATGTCCCACGACGGGACGGTCGCCGTCGCCGAGAAGTTCAGGAGCGAGGGCGTCGAAGAGATCTGGGACACGTCGAAACTCGTCACGATCATCGATCACATCGCCCCCGCACACGGGATCGACGACGCCAACGACAAGAGCTACATGCGGGAGTTCATCGACGAACACGACATCGAGACGTTCTACGAGGTCGGGACCGGGATCTCCCACGAGGTGTTGCCCGAGAAGGGCCACATTCGTCCGGGCGAACTCGTCGTCGGAATCGACTCGCACACGGTCACACACGGCGCGTACGGGGCCGCCGGAACCGGGATCGGCACGACCGATATGGCCTACATCTTCGCGACCGGCCAGACGTGGTTCCGCGTCCCCGAGACCGTCCGCTTCCACGTCGAAGGCGAGTTCCCCGAACCCACGTCCGCGAAGGACCTCGTCCTCTACATCGCGGGAACGTATGGGACCGGCGTGGCGCGCTACTGCTCGATCGAATACACGGGGCCGGCGGTCGAGTCGATGCCGCTCGACGAGCGGATGGTCCTCTCGAATATGGCGATCGAACTGGGCGGAAAGTTCGGGTTCACGCCAGTCGACGACGTCGTGACCGACTACGTCGACGAGCGGACCGACAAACCGTATACGCCCGTGTACGCCGACGACGACGCGGAGTACGAGGAGACGTACACGATCGACGTCTCCGATCTCAGACCGCAGATCGCCGCGCCGCACAAGGTCGGGAACGTCTCCCCGATCGACGACATCGGCGACGTCGAACTCGATCAGGTGTTCATCGGCTCCTGTACGGACGGGAAGTACGAAGATCTCAAGCGCGCCGCGGAGGTGCTCGAAGGCAATGAAGTCGCGCGGGGCACGCGACTCATCATCACGCCCGCATCGCGCGAGATCCACACGCGCGCGGTCAACAACGGGCTCGTCGAGATCTTCAACGACGCCGGCGCGGTCGTCACGAACTCGACGTGCGGCGCGTGTCCGGGCCGCGGACTGGGCGTCATCGGCGACGGCGAGGTCTGTCTCTCGGCGATGAACCGGAACTTCCGCGGGCGGATGGGAAGCGACGACGCCGAGATCTACCTCTCCAGCCCGCAGACGGCCGCCGCGTCCGCGATCGAAGGCCGTATCGTGGAGCCGAAAGAGGGGGTGGTCGCATGA
- a CDS encoding ABC transporter ATP-binding protein, whose product MTARVDISGLRKTYGSPPHTVTAIDNFDLQVQDNEFYCLLGPSGCGKSTLLRVISGFVDYESGSVEIRDDREADKPLTNMVFQEYGIFPWKTVIANVAFGLKMRGVGKAERNEIAREYIEKVNLSGFEDSYPHQLSGGMKQRVGIARAFANDPEILLMDEPFGALDAQTKEQLQEELLDIWNAAETTAIYITHDIDEAIVLGDRVGIMSARPGTIKTTIDIDLPRPRTKAVRDSDAFTRYRNEAREVLGEEVTRAMKVNQQK is encoded by the coding sequence ATGACCGCGCGTGTTGATATCTCGGGGTTGCGAAAGACGTACGGATCGCCGCCGCACACGGTCACGGCGATCGACAACTTCGATTTGCAAGTCCAAGACAACGAGTTCTACTGCCTTCTCGGTCCGAGCGGTTGTGGGAAATCGACTCTTCTCCGGGTGATCAGCGGATTCGTCGACTATGAGTCCGGAAGCGTCGAGATCCGCGACGATCGCGAGGCCGACAAACCGCTCACGAATATGGTGTTCCAAGAGTACGGGATCTTCCCGTGGAAGACCGTCATCGCCAACGTCGCGTTCGGCCTGAAGATGCGGGGAGTCGGAAAAGCGGAGCGAAACGAGATCGCCCGAGAGTACATCGAGAAAGTGAACCTCTCGGGCTTCGAGGATTCGTATCCCCACCAGCTCTCCGGCGGGATGAAACAGCGCGTCGGCATCGCCCGGGCCTTCGCGAACGATCCCGAGATACTCCTGATGGACGAGCCGTTCGGAGCCCTCGACGCCCAGACCAAAGAGCAGCTCCAAGAGGAACTGCTCGACATCTGGAACGCCGCCGAGACGACAGCGATCTACATCACCCACGACATCGACGAGGCGATCGTGCTCGGGGACCGAGTCGGGATTATGAGCGCACGCCCGGGAACCATCAAGACGACCATCGATATCGATCTCCCCCGACCCCGAACCAAAGCGGTCAGAGACAGCGACGCGTTCACTCGGTATCGAAACGAGGCGCGCGAGGTCTTGGGTGAGGAGGTAACGCGGGCGATGAAGGTGAATCAACAAAAATGA
- a CDS encoding ABC transporter permease: protein MSSGTLGWVQVVRRFFDRRLDSQLVLNGISPLLLLLGWEIGARTELIDTRFFPAPSSILSAGWRLLADGSLVHHTLVSLGRVLPAFIVASALAVVVGLLMGWSDRLYAIIDPIVSALYPLPKVVLLPVIFLVFGLNDFSRILALGSAIFLLVVINTVAGAREVDPVYIEAAHDNGATGYALIREVLLPASLPHIFSGLSLGMGVAFILIIVVEMAAADSGLGYVIWNSWELFTIDRMYVAIAAINLLGVVFTYGIEWTGRYLVRWQDF, encoded by the coding sequence ATGAGCAGCGGTACGCTCGGATGGGTCCAAGTCGTGCGGCGGTTCTTCGACCGACGGCTCGACTCTCAGCTCGTCCTCAATGGGATCTCACCGCTGCTGCTCCTTCTCGGATGGGAGATCGGGGCGCGAACGGAGCTCATCGATACCCGGTTCTTCCCGGCCCCGTCGTCCATCCTCAGCGCGGGGTGGCGACTGCTGGCCGACGGGTCGCTGGTGCACCATACGCTCGTGAGCCTCGGACGGGTGCTTCCCGCGTTCATCGTCGCGAGCGCGCTCGCGGTGGTAGTCGGGCTGTTGATGGGGTGGTCGGACCGCCTCTACGCGATCATCGATCCGATCGTCAGCGCGCTGTACCCGTTGCCGAAGGTGGTGCTGCTCCCCGTCATCTTCCTCGTGTTCGGTCTCAACGACTTCTCTCGGATCCTCGCGCTCGGCTCGGCGATCTTCCTCCTCGTCGTGATAAACACCGTTGCGGGGGCCCGCGAGGTAGATCCGGTCTACATCGAGGCCGCCCACGACAACGGCGCGACCGGGTATGCCCTCATCCGAGAGGTGCTGCTCCCGGCGTCGCTCCCGCACATTTTCTCCGGACTCAGCCTGGGGATGGGCGTCGCCTTCATCCTCATCATCGTCGTCGAGATGGCCGCCGCCGACAGCGGTCTCGGGTACGTCATCTGGAACTCGTGGGAGCTCTTCACGATCGACCGGATGTACGTCGCGATCGCGGCGATCAACCTCCTCGGCGTCGTCTTCACGTACGGCATCGAGTGGACGGGGCGGTACCTCGTGCGGTGGCAAGACTTCTAA
- a CDS encoding aldehyde dehydrogenase family protein codes for MRESTLTTVAGETVRLPIVEQQYIDGSFVDGGGTLATVHPPTGEPLADLPVATAADVDDAVAAANAAAAEWQSFDHLEQARRVEAFADAIEDHHAELIRLEVADNGSCRSLFERDAQIASSSARHYAGLATELKGQTIPTPGETFNYTQREPYGVIGDIVPFNHPLMFAAKDIAAALTAGNTIVLKPSEYTSLSTLYLAYLIDEGGMFPDGAVNIVTGGPSVGEALVQHPDIDLNHMRGSSATGKAILESGAQHLTPLVGEMGGKNPVIVYPDTDVEAAIEGTVTGMGLPWEGQSCASGSRLLVHESLADEVVAGVVERFESARIGDPFDADSEVGSLVSETQYERVLDLIETGVAEGGTVLCGGGPATDVADGYYVEPTVVEVSSENVLANEEVFGPVLSVMRWSEYDEMISLANGVDYGLTASVWTNDIRTAKRTIDDLEVGYVWVNQHGTIYPATPFGGFKESGLGKHGGLDELFCYTREKNVNFSLEGDTLPNR; via the coding sequence ATGCGAGAGAGCACGCTTACGACAGTCGCCGGCGAGACGGTCAGGCTCCCCATCGTGGAACAGCAGTACATCGACGGTTCGTTCGTCGACGGCGGAGGGACGCTCGCCACGGTCCACCCGCCGACGGGAGAACCGCTCGCCGATCTCCCGGTGGCGACGGCTGCAGACGTCGACGACGCGGTTGCGGCGGCTAACGCGGCGGCGGCGGAGTGGCAGTCGTTCGATCACCTCGAGCAGGCGCGGCGCGTCGAGGCGTTCGCCGACGCGATCGAAGACCACCACGCGGAGCTCATCCGGCTCGAGGTCGCAGACAACGGGAGCTGTCGGTCGCTGTTCGAGCGTGACGCGCAGATCGCTTCGAGCTCGGCGCGCCATTACGCCGGGCTCGCAACCGAACTCAAAGGGCAGACGATCCCGACGCCCGGAGAGACGTTCAACTATACGCAGCGGGAACCCTACGGTGTCATCGGCGATATCGTCCCGTTCAACCACCCGCTGATGTTCGCCGCCAAGGACATCGCGGCCGCGCTTACCGCCGGCAACACGATCGTCCTCAAGCCGTCCGAATACACGTCGCTCTCTACGCTGTACCTCGCGTACCTCATCGACGAGGGCGGGATGTTCCCCGACGGCGCTGTCAACATCGTCACCGGGGGCCCCAGCGTCGGCGAGGCGTTGGTCCAACACCCCGACATCGATCTGAACCATATGCGCGGCAGCTCGGCGACGGGCAAGGCCATCCTCGAGAGCGGCGCACAGCATCTCACACCGCTCGTCGGGGAGATGGGCGGGAAGAACCCGGTCATCGTCTACCCCGACACCGACGTTGAGGCGGCCATCGAGGGAACCGTTACCGGGATGGGTCTCCCGTGGGAGGGACAGTCCTGTGCGAGCGGGTCGCGTCTCCTCGTGCACGAATCGCTCGCCGACGAGGTCGTCGCCGGCGTAGTCGAGCGGTTCGAGAGCGCCCGCATCGGCGACCCGTTCGACGCGGACAGCGAGGTGGGCTCTCTCGTCTCCGAGACGCAGTACGAGCGCGTCCTCGACCTGATCGAGACGGGGGTCGCCGAGGGCGGGACCGTCCTGTGCGGCGGCGGCCCGGCGACGGACGTCGCCGACGGCTACTACGTCGAACCGACGGTCGTCGAGGTCTCCTCGGAGAACGTCCTCGCCAACGAGGAGGTCTTCGGCCCGGTGCTGTCGGTTATGCGGTGGAGCGAGTACGACGAAATGATTTCTCTCGCGAACGGCGTCGACTACGGACTGACCGCCAGCGTGTGGACGAACGACATCCGGACCGCAAAACGCACGATCGACGACCTCGAGGTCGGGTACGTATGGGTCAACCAACACGGCACGATCTATCCGGCGACCCCGTTCGGCGGGTTCAAAGAGAGCGGGCTCGGAAAGCACGGCGGTCTCGACGAGCTGTTCTGTTACACTCGAGAAAAGAACGTCAACTTCTCGCTCGAAGGCGATACCCTCCCGAACCGCTGA
- a CDS encoding IclR family transcriptional regulator, whose amino-acid sequence MSGQIKSYNTMGSIIRLIESDPGITLSDIAGSLGVSKSTVHRHLTTLTEQGFVTKQENGYWLGLGLLELGEKARLQRPIYKVAKTKLDETARETGENIWLSVEENGEIVYIYRVSGEHHIETYASIGYRSKPNLLAAGKVILAYMDEVRAEEIISSLTMSARTEHTITDETELREQLQFAREEGVAYNFQEAAEDINALAAPIFKPTGGIYGSVTIFGPANRLTEQKLKTEYKDLTLQVAEEIKLRAQYG is encoded by the coding sequence ATGTCCGGCCAAATCAAGTCGTACAACACGATGGGCTCGATCATCCGGCTCATCGAGTCGGACCCGGGAATCACGCTCAGTGACATCGCGGGTTCGCTCGGGGTTTCGAAGAGCACGGTTCACCGCCACCTCACGACTCTGACAGAGCAGGGGTTCGTAACGAAGCAGGAAAACGGATACTGGCTCGGGCTCGGTCTGTTGGAACTCGGCGAGAAGGCCCGGTTACAACGTCCGATATACAAGGTCGCAAAGACGAAGCTCGACGAGACCGCGCGGGAGACGGGTGAAAACATCTGGTTATCCGTCGAGGAGAACGGAGAGATCGTGTACATCTACCGCGTCTCCGGGGAACACCACATCGAGACGTACGCGTCGATCGGATACCGGAGTAAACCGAACCTCCTCGCGGCCGGGAAAGTGATTTTGGCGTATATGGACGAAGTGCGAGCCGAGGAGATTATCTCGAGCCTGACGATGTCCGCACGCACCGAGCACACGATAACCGACGAAACCGAACTTCGAGAACAGCTCCAGTTCGCCCGTGAGGAGGGCGTCGCCTACAACTTCCAAGAGGCCGCCGAGGATATCAACGCGCTCGCGGCACCGATCTTCAAACCCACCGGCGGGATCTACGGCTCGGTCACGATCTTCGGCCCCGCAAACCGCCTGACCGAACAGAAGCTCAAGACCGAGTACAAAGATCTCACCCTGCAAGTCGCAGAGGAGATCAAACTGCGCGCACAGTACGGATAG
- a CDS encoding 3-isopropylmalate dehydratase: MKGAAFVFGDEINTDYIAPAGFSEDNLVENLMKPIRPGFHEEIVDGDIIVAGDHFGSGSSRETAPKAVQEAGIAAVVAESFSRLYYRNSVNIGLPALTVPDATEHFSEGDTVSISMADGTVKNETTGETVDSEPISPELRRIYDAGGLFGYYHEQQEAEADE, encoded by the coding sequence ATGAAGGGAGCGGCGTTCGTTTTCGGCGACGAAATCAACACGGACTACATCGCGCCCGCCGGCTTTTCGGAGGACAACCTCGTCGAGAACCTCATGAAGCCGATCCGTCCCGGATTCCACGAGGAAATCGTTGACGGCGACATCATCGTCGCCGGCGACCACTTCGGCTCGGGGAGCAGCCGTGAAACCGCCCCGAAGGCGGTGCAGGAGGCCGGAATCGCGGCCGTCGTCGCGGAGTCGTTCTCGCGGCTCTACTACCGAAACTCGGTCAATATCGGACTTCCCGCACTGACGGTTCCAGACGCGACCGAGCACTTCTCCGAGGGAGACACGGTCAGCATCAGTATGGCGGACGGAACCGTCAAAAACGAGACGACCGGTGAGACCGTCGACTCCGAGCCGATCTCCCCGGAACTGCGACGAATCTACGACGCTGGCGGGTTGTTCGGGTACTACCACGAGCAGCAGGAAGCCGAAGCGGACGAGTAA